In Lampris incognitus isolate fLamInc1 chromosome 13, fLamInc1.hap2, whole genome shotgun sequence, the genomic stretch cacacgttgctaatctaacaacctGCGATGGTGTCTGGTCTCTTGCTTATCAAGGCAATTGAAATCGTGAGCTCTGAAATCGTACTGAATCGAAATCGTGAGCTCTGAGATCGTACTGAATCGAAATCGTGAGCTCTGAAATCGTACTGAATTGAAATCGTGAGCTCTGAAATCATACTGAATCGAAATCGTGAGCTCTGAAATCGTACTGAATTGAAATCGCGAGCTCTGAAATCACACTGAATTGAAATCATGAGCTCTGAAATCGTACCGACTCGAAATCGTGAGCTCTGAGATCGTAACAAGTTGAAATCATGAGCTCTGTAATCATACTGAATTGAAATCGTGAGCTCTGTAATCGTACTGAATCGAAATCGTGAGCCCTGAAATCATACTGAATCGAaatcgtgagccctgaatcgtgagacgtatcgaaccgtgagatttgtgaatcgtcccacccctaataGTTTGTATTATTCCTACAGGCCACAACAAACACAGGCAGGACAAAGCTTAAAGACGTTAAAGGCGGTTAGATCGACCCACAACAGCATGTCTGAGCCAGAGATTCAACTTGATTTAAATACAAGAAGTAAAACTTGCTACATGTATTCTGGCCACTCGGATACTGACGGATAAGTTGTTTTAAGGCCACGAGCCACCAGTTGCCCATCACTGGCCTAGCTTGCAGGTTTTTCCTGCATTaccaccacccaacacacactTTCAAGACGATCACATCCAAACCATCTAGGCCTCCGCACACCAAGTCATCGAACTTGGAAACATCACTTGCGTGAAGAACTTCCCAGAAACAGTTCCCTTCAAATGACATAAGCAGGAAACTAGCAGCGGTCTCATCAGTGCTTAAGGCGGTTATTTCCAGATGGACAGTTATGCTGAGAACTGAATCAGTATAAGACGACACGTCTACTGACCATCAGGGTCTGCAGAGGCACTGACACAAATTAAACATGTGCTTTAAAATCAATCAAATTGGTTTGAAAACTggcctgtttaaaaaaaaaaaaccgaacgACATATcactaaaggaaaaaaaaaaaatcacaaataatTTAAAAATTCGACTACAATTTATCACTGCACTTCCTGCTGCAGTATTATTTCATCCATAGATAAAAGATGGGTGACCACTCCGTTGTTCCAACATATCCCCCACTTCCATgaatccctccctctcctctgctTTAAGTCTGCCACGGTGAAGAAACAACAGACTCGTGCGAGCGTTTAAACACCAGTCCTGGCATCGGAGTCAATTCGGTGGCGGTGGAACCATGGTCCCGGCAGTGTCGGAGCCAAACGGTACAAACAGATTGAAATGATCCTCAACAAACTGACACGAATAGGAATATTCCACAACGGTACTTGCGAACAGATTGCTCGGTTAAAGTGTTGTTATGACAGCACGTGGTGTTAGCGTGTTTCCGTTGTTTTTTCGCCAGCCTCCGGGGCTTGTGGGTTGTGCGTGATCTTGGAGCAGCCCCAGGCGGAGGCACCAGATGTCATGGCAGACTGacttggcaggggggggggggaataaaaacatACAGAAGTGGTAGCATAGATGTGCTGGATGGTAAAATGGACGGGTTGGTTGATTTGAAGAAGACATGAAAAGGCTTTGGAGGAAGATCTCGGTAGCGGTTGGGTGATAGCGCAAGTTAAGATTCACGCAGGAGTGGAGGAGGAAGAAGTTAGGAGGAAGAAATGAGCTTTTGGGCCGAGGAGGGACGTCGCCTGGGTGTGGAGAAGGGGGCTGGGGGTCCTCAGTTGAAGTCTGGTTTTTCGGGGAAGGTGCAGCCGGCTCGTCTGATGATGACGTTGGCAGCGTAGTGTCCCGCCTTCACACATCGGTCCAACGACTTCTCCTGGACCAGCTCCGACAGGAAGCCTGCGATGCGAGGGAAGAGGGAAACTTGTCACGAGTCCTGACTTGGACACAAACACAGGAAGACACACAGCGAGCTAACTATGATCAGGGTCGGGTGGTAGCCACACTTTGTGTCAGTGTTGCCATGGATATCGTCATCATTTATAAACACCCTgggacggggcgtccgggtagcgtagcggtccattccgttgcctaccaacacggggatcggcggttcgaatccctgtgttactgccggtccccctggcgaaactcctcgctgtcaggtgaaaagaagcggctggtgactccacatgtatcggaggaggcatgtggtagtcagcagccctcccggctcggaagagtggggtaattggccggatacaattggggagaaaaataaaaataccctGGGGATTACCGCAGTACTATTATACCGCCCAACCCTCACTATGCCATGAACTTGCAACACTCCTCACCTCCTACAAAGGCGTCGCCGGCACCATTTGTGTCAACGATGTCCTTCTGGTCGATCTCCAGCACAGGGAAAGTCTCGACTTTGCCGCCTGCACACAAATGAAGCAACATCATTCCATCCATTCAGggggagagagaccaagagagaacaGAGGGGGGCTAAGAAAAGAAAGCGAGGagaggtggggggaaaaaagagcatACCTTCTTTTGCCATAACTGTGCCACCCTTTCCCTGAGTGAAGACGACAACTCTGTGTCTTTTCTCGTTGTGCTTGGGCAGAGTCTGCGTCTTCTTGGCGATCTCCTCCACGTCCTCCATCTGCACACAAACGCAAGTCAACTAAGAATACATGAAGGTACTACGTTTCCTGGTtgtgtgcacatacacaaaatTGCCAATTCACTCACCTCGAAGCCTTTCTCCTTACCGAATGTGACTGCctcctgaaaacacacacacacacacgtcagctgACTACCTCAACATGTTATGACCTTAACAGGATAGTTTGGATTTGCCCccatttttcaccccaattgtttctgaccatttaccccactcttccgagccgtcccggtcgctgctccaccccctctgccgatccaaggacggctgcagaccaccacatgcctcctcccatacatgtggagtcaccagccgcttcttttcacctgacagtggggagtttcaccagggggacgtagcgcgtgggagaatcacgctattccccccagttccccctccccctttaacaggtgccctgaccaaccagaggaggcgctagtgcagcgaacaggacacacacccacatccagcttcccacccgcagacacggccaaattggatctgtaaggacacccaaccaagccagaggtaacacggggattcgaaccggcgatcaccatgttggtaggcaacagaacagaccgctacgctacctggacgccccataagGTGGTATGAGTTGCTCGCTAGTAGTGCTATCAATGCCCGGACACGACCTTGTTCAGTGAATCCTGTGGTCAGATGTGGCCACTAGTCCCAGCGAGCGGGCACAAAAATAAACAGCAGCAGATGGGGGGCAGTTAATAAAAACAGGTTCAGTTGTAATAAAACCTGCAAAAAACCCCGTTAactatcccaaaaaaaaaacaataccacATCTTTCACGCATTCTGAGTACTCGACACTCCCCTCGGGCCACCCGATATCTCGGAGATGTGTGTTACTACACACTGGAGCCTGGTGGCAACGCACACCACACCGCCTGTCAGTCGCGTCAGAGAAAATGCCCTAAAATGGATAACCTGAGAAAACAGGCTCCAGTGCGTAGTAATACACTGGTGTTCTTACACAACAAAAAGTAGTTCCAAGATACGTTGTGGAGTGGTCTGAATGGACACTCGAATTCAAGCATCAGAAACATATGGAAGATGTTATGTTTCGCAGATAGCTAATGtctttattgtgtgttttattatggctacagagagggaggaaccattgagccagttacatggggggtgatgaggtggccagatggagcgagccaggttgggaatgttgccaggacaccggggaaccccctactccgcaataagtgccatgggatctttattgaccacagtgagtcagcacCTCGGTTtaccgtctcatccgaaggacggcgtctcctacagcacagcgtccccgtcactgcactggggcactggtATTTGATAACTGTTTTATTTATaatgaccagagggaagactgccccctgacCGGCCCACCTACACCACTTCCACCAGCAACTaatttttcccgggaggtctcccatccaagtactagccaagcccgcacctgcttagcttcggtcctctggcagagccagggtacatgttgctaTGGCTGCCGGCTCCGACTAGCGGCCGGATCTTTGACCATGGGAGGCGCCAACCACGGTAGTGTCCACGCATCAATAACACTACTACTGACACCACTCGTGTCAGTAAATAATTATCCCTCCAACACTGCTGTTGTAGCCTCCATGCAGAGTGTGTACACaatgtgccgtgtgtgtgtgtcctcctcacCGTCTCATTGCCGAACAGTACGTCCACGTAGGGCATAACCTGCATCAGGTTCTTCATGAAGTGCTGGCAGATGAAGGGCGCAGAGAGGTTCAGGCAGAACAGTTTGTTGTTTTCCGAAGCGTGCTTGGCAACTTTGAGGATGGATTCCAAAGAGACGGTCAGGAAGAAACCCTGGAGGGAAGAACAGAGCCGGCAGTCACAACCCGACTTTGTGTGTCCGTGAAACGGGATACAGGTGGACCTCGGTACCGAGTAGTGCTGCGACTGTCAGCACAGAGCACTGCGGGGACCTGAGTCATGACTCGCCCTGTGCCTCACAAGTGAACGGCGGTAAAACAGAATCACCTGTGCTTAAACACATGGAATGAGAGAACCAAAGAACCGTCGCCACTTCTGGATGGTCAGACTACACCCAGATCCATCACTCTTCTAATCTATGATGAAAAACAACCGGGTTTATGGATTCTGTTTGCCGATCATTAttatgctttctttttttttgatttccccctttttttgcctcaattgtacccatccaattgccccactcttcccagctgtcctggtcgctgctccaccccctctgccgaaccggggagggctgcacactaccacgtacctcctccaatgcatgtggagtcaccagccgcctcttttcacctgacagtgaggagtttcaccagggggacgtagcacgtgggaggatcacactattcccccccagttgcccccctgaacaggcacctcgaccaacaggagaaggcgctagtgcagcgaccaggacacaaacccacatccagcttcccacccgcagacatgaccaattgtgtcttggtcccagaggtaacatggggatttgaactggcgacccccgtgttggtaggcgatggaatagaccgctacgctacccggacgccctgccaaTTATTATGCATTTAAAATATtttgaggggcatccgggtagtatagcggtctattccattgcctaccaagacggggaaggcagttcgaatccccgtgttacctctggcttggtcgggcgtccctacagactcaattggccgtgtctgtgggtgggaaggcagatgtgggtatgtttcctggtcgctgcactggcgcctcctcctgTTGGTGCCTGTTTggtagggagggggaactggggggaatagcgtgatcgtcgaCGTATCGGCGTAACGAAGGATTCAGAATTCGGTCCAGTACCGTCCCACCCCTACTAGAAAGACATGAGAGACCAATCCTCAAAAATAAAAACAGCCGATACGACGGCTGGACATAGTTGAACGCTACACGGCTATGTGTTGTTACGATGGACTGAAACAGGGTTGGATCGGGAATCTCAGAACTGGGCATGAAATTTATGCCATGCTTCAGGGTCTGTAGTCCCTACTCACCGCGATGTAGTAGACTTTAGCTTTCTCCACCAGCTTCCAGTTCTCTTCAAGGTCCAGATGCTCTTTCTTTTTATAGCAGTTAGCAGCAGCTAGGTTAGCAACAAGAGACCTACGAGAGGAGCGAAAAGAGGTTAAAATGTACAGGAATAAGGTCATACCGAGTCGGTCCACTTCCGAAATTTCATGTGCGTACCTGTTGTCTCCCGTGATGCACGCGGCGCAGGTGCCGGTGGGCTCCTCATTTTGCTCGTAGTAGTGGGCATCGACGTGAGTTTCCTCCGCCTTCTGCTTCAGAATCTCACCAAACTTGTCGGTACCGATGCAGCCGAAGAATGTGCCCACCTTGTGGGGCTCTTGGATCATCCACTGCGGAGGACAGTTACCACAAACTAAGCAAAGCTGTTCGTAAACTCCGGCACTTTAAAAGGGCCGCAGTCACACTTTTCCACACCATCTCAGTATTTCACAGGGAtagcactccattagcagccaccaTGCCTTGCAGTTTTCTGTGACTCTTTGAAACACCACAGAAATTGTGTCCATCCCCATCATCACTGACAGACCGACCGtcaatgtgaaaacttacttcctggtttgtcaGTAGGCTGTACTctataagaaaatgtgaaaaacaaTGCTACAATATACAGCTAGCTGTATAATGTAGCATtgatatttgcattttctttctttttttgaccccccccccttttcctccgaatcgtacttggccaatctaccccactcttccgagccgtcccggtcgctgctccaccccctctgccgagccggggagggctgcagactaccatatgcctcctcccatacatatggagtcgccagccgcttttcacctgacagtgaggagtttcaccagggggatgtagcacgtgggaggatcacgctattcccccccagttccccctctcctctgaacaggcgccccgactaaccagaggaggcactagtgcagtgaccaggacacagacccacatccagccaattgtgtttgtgggGACGCCCGGATGACCAAGCCAgagctaacacagggattcgaaccagcgatccctgtgttggcagacaacggaatataccgccacgccacctggacaccccgatATCCACATTTTCATATATACTATCGGCAAAACCAGGAAGCAATCACAGATTGTCTGCCAGTGGTGTCAATAGCGGACAATTTTCTGCACACAGAAAACTGCTCAGTATTCTGGCTGCTAATGGGGTGTCAGCGACAGC encodes the following:
- the LOC130123283 gene encoding adenosine kinase-like, which codes for MASDEPKAKRAKISEKEEPEAPTETTPAELSPNSLFGMGNPLLDISAVVDKDFLDKYSLKPNDQILAEDKHKALFEELVKKFKVEYHAGGATQNSIKIAQWMIQEPHKVGTFFGCIGTDKFGEILKQKAEETHVDAHYYEQNEEPTGTCAACITGDNRSLVANLAAANCYKKKEHLDLEENWKLVEKAKVYYIAGFFLTVSLESILKVAKHASENNKLFCLNLSAPFICQHFMKNLMQVMPYVDVLFGNETEAVTFGKEKGFEMEDVEEIAKKTQTLPKHNEKRHRVVVFTQGKGGTVMAKEGGKVETFPVLEIDQKDIVDTNGAGDAFVGGFLSELVQEKSLDRCVKAGHYAANVIIRRAGCTFPEKPDFN